Within Planococcus citri chromosome 2, ihPlaCitr1.1, whole genome shotgun sequence, the genomic segment AAATTATCCGGCACCCCTGCTGGTATTTGATAATATTCGAATTCGCAAGTATCTACACTttaccttaataaatcaaacgatcCCTAAGTTGTCAAGACCTAAAGGATGGATTTACCAAGTCCTATAGGATCTTCCCCAACTTAAGAATCGTTATAAGATGCACTGAGAGGACAGTGAGGccataatgccaccttacacaacatgttaccattccatttttttaatatgttgttcagcatgaaaagttgtccataatatttctttcagaatttttgagagtcagaacgatatgaaaactacgtctcgaaactttttgagctgattttttgtacgaaaaaaagtggcaacactgatttttatgatatcaccaaaaagcttttcaaaaccccctaactattggaaaatgttccattttggtagataCGAGTATCacgattatcgagtaatccactgctgaaatggatgatatttcagattcactgaaaactttgacaccccctggctgcctttaaaaatgggctagatgGCTGCGATTTaagccattggtcatcccttcggaaggtctttccacaggaaaaatttcaaaaaaatcgtcgaacctcccttccacttcttggtccaattgacagGGAATGACCCtagaaataattttattcagacaacgcagtttttttttggcacaaaattcaTAAGACTAATATTACAATGgaaaataggtatatatttttcagGGTGATGAGGGAAAAAAAACGTTGGGGTacttattaattttataatatgGTCAACATTGCCGAAGTGCTGGAAGTTGACGTCCAAAAATTCTTCTCTTTTGGGATTCCATTCTGGGAGATGAAACGTGCTATGAAATTAGGCTTGAATTTACTGGTACGATTAGGCCCAGTCTCAAACTTATATTCATCGTAATGATCCAACACTTTTTCGAACATGTTGTGTAATCCAGCATTacttaataatttcaaaacattatcATTACTCATACCATAAAAATGAATCGCATCGCCTCCGCCTAATGTATTGTACTTCATTCTAGCGATGCTGGAAAAAATTCTACACTTGGTACCAGTCATGAAGACTCGATCAACATGTATGTTATGCTTTACTATTTGAccgtaaaaatggtcaaaataatcTTCAACGGCAGTCATTTCAGTATCATTAAGCTTCGAAGTGCCGAAACAAAGTTCATTTAGAATAGCGTCGTATTCGTCGATTATTACAAGTACCTTTCTATGAAATATTTCGTACAACAAATTGATTAATCTTGGTATAACACCCCCATTTCCGGTGTCACTGTTTAATGATACTTCTAGGCTTTTAAACACGTCTTGATAATACTGGACTGCTGGATCAATGTTGGCGTATGATACGTTCATTATGTAGCTGTGGTCATTAAGTGTTTCTCTAATTACTCCTTTTACTGCTTCATAGACATCCTTCAAAGACTTGAACAACGTTGGCTGACCCATATTGAGGCGTACTACAGGGACTGAGCCTAGCTGTCTAAAAAAACGTTCATTCTTGTAACCACTAATCAGAAATgaatccttcaatttttcaaatttaccatcGCAATACATCATGCCCATTTCGAATGTCTTATACGACTTCGTTTCTTCTCGAGGTATTGGTTTTAATGTGGCTTCATCAACTtccatttggtaaaaatatttaATCATATCTAAGTTGATGCTTTTGCCAAAAGCGCGCGGAAGAGTTACCACGAGTCTGCTTGTATAAGCCATATACCTTATCAGTAAAGAATTATCCACAAATGCACGACTGTGACAGACAAGATCTTGAAACGTGTGAACATTCGGATCAATAGCTTCAGGTAAGGGAAATCctgtttcaaaaactttcgtttCATATCTGTGTGTGATGAGTGCTGATGCAGTAATGTCATGAGTCCATGCACACAGAATGGCATATGAAACCTTTGTAACCGACAACTGCATATTCAACAATCTGCGAAAATATATAATATTGGTACCTAAttaatactcgtacctaataattgaaattaaaatttgaacaaattattaTTTGGTTCTGACACAAGAGGGAAACATACGTAAACAGGAGCTACATTTACAGAAAGCAAAACATTGCCCCCGGTACACCTTTCCAGAGCCTCTGAAAAGGGATAATCAAAGGGGGCAATTTGCCACAAGCCTGAATTTTTCAGAGGTTAGTAACTTAAGTATAGGATGGGtcgtctttgactttttttggaaatttggatggGGCGGGTACT encodes:
- the LOC135834478 gene encoding uncharacterized protein LOC135834478 produces the protein MAAIKLLNMQLSVTKVSYAILCAWTHDITASALITHRYETKVFETGFPLPEAIDPNVHTFQDLVCHSRAFVDNSLLIRYMAYTSRLVVTLPRAFGKSINLDMIKYFYQMEVDEATLKPIPREETKSYKTFEMGMMYCDGKFEKLKDSFLISGYKNERFFRQLGSVPVVRLNMGQPTLFKSLKDVYEAVKGVIRETLNDHSYIMNVSYANIDPAVQYYQDVFKSLEVSLNSDTGNGGVIPRLINLLYEIFHRKVLVIIDEYDAILNELCFGTSKLNDTEMTAVEDYFDHFYGQIVKHNIHVDRVFMTGTKCRIFSSIARMKYNTLGGGDAIHFYGMSNDNVLKLLSNAGLHNMFEKVLDHYDEYKFETGPNRTSKFKPNFIARFISQNGIPKEKNFWTSTSSTSAMLTIL